aaaaataaatataaatgaacaGTTCAAATGTCCGAAATGCAGCAATGGCATACACAGTTGTTACTAGAAAGGAAAATGCACAAATACTAGGGATGGCAAGTGAAACCTCTCCCTTTTTTCATAGTTAATCTCAtccttaccaaaaaaaaaaaattaaaccttcTTGTACAATAGGCTGATATAGGAAATTCCTCGTATCCATCCTCTCTACTGTTTAACcttctttagattttttttttttttaaatctcaaatTCGCTCCTTATCCAAACCTGTTTCATCGTGACAAGACGGGGCAGGTACTACCAAAAATCTGTCCTATTGATACTCAGAATATTTGTAAGCATGAGAATATGTAAATTAAAATTAGCAATTAGATTTACTTGTGTATTACAACTTTATGTACTTGCTAACTCAACTGAAATTCACAGGGAACGTTTTGATATAGGAGATGAATACTTCAATCGATTTTGGAAGCCAGAACAGCTGCCAAATTATCAGAACATTTTCAATGGTATAGATAATGACGGTCGCTCAATGGCAGAAAACTATCCACCTTATAAAGTGTTGAACTACGCCATCAGAGCACAAAACGTATCAGACTCCATCTTCTTGCCTATCGATTTTCATGAGACGACTCAACTCTGGGCCTactttgtgttttatttttatgatgtaAGTCCTCTGCCAGGTCTAAACAATATAACAACGCTAACTGTTTATATTGACGGCATTGAAAAGAACACAACAACAGTACGTCCATATGAAGAGTGTGTAGTAGTGTCCGTATACCCAGTTAAGGTTACAGGTACAGCCAATGTGACCATATCACCAGCCGCAGGAACCACACTGCCTCCCATCCTCAATGCCATGGAAGTCTTTACAACAATTGAGGTTGCCACCTCCATGGCCAATCCTCTGCTCAGTTCCTGTGCATTCTTTTACATCCTGGTTTATCTTTCTGGGCTTGTTGCATGGTTTGGGTGAAATGGAAATCGGGTTTTGTGAATTAGCTACCTAATTTGTTGCTGATGCTTTGTTTATGTACGAGTAATTAACTATAAATGAAGGATAAATTTTAACCGGATGTTGTTTGATGATCACTAGTACTAATTATAACTGGAACCTCCAATTATGGAACTCCAGAATGAGATCATCATCTTTGTTCAGCCTATGCATATGAGACAGTCAATTTTATTGGTCATTCCAACTAAACTGAAAAAATGTCAAGCCCGCGAGCTCTAACTCTCTTTCAACCTCCAATCATTTGGTTGACGTACCCTGTCACACCCAAAACCCATTTCAAGGGTATGATGGTTATTTCTCACATCAAGCCCAAATGATCAAAGTGGAAACGATACAAACATTCATATTGCAActgaaaatttactaattatcaaattcatgtttagagtagtaggacaaaattctaaaattttcaagtattaactttaaaaaaactacACATCAACCAGAGTGTTAATTATCCAAAtaacttcaaattcaaataatttaaacagaaattaaattttaacaatgttttaaaaaccggactgGACCAATCGGACTGGACCAACCAGTCCGATCGCTGGTCGGTCACCGTTCTGGTCCGGTCCGGTCAATTGGACCGGATTGGAATTAAACCGGGGTCGGACCGCTTGAAGTCCTAAGCCTGCAACCTCCAAAGTCCAAACACCCCCCTCCTCCCCCCAAAGCAACTGCCGCTTCGCCCGCCGCTGACACGCCGCGGCCCGCGACACCCAATCAACTCCCGCCATCAACCATTACAAGACAGCAACCCTCCTTGTCGTCGCCTCTTCCAGTCTTCCCAGTTCCCCGCTGTGGCATTGGAAGCCGACGTTGGAAACCCCTCCCTGCCGCTGGAAGCTTGGAAACCACCCCAACCAGCTGGTACCCCCCGGCTGCCTGTAAACCCCCACCCCCGGCGTTTCagagaaaagagaagggaaagaaacagaaaaagaaaaaaaaattgtcattattCATGCAATGtagtttctttttcaaataaaaaactttgtatttctagtttgatatttttctttttcggGGTTCAATTAATTTGGTAGGTTAACTAGTTTCTTTACtaatttagatagaatttattaatttattaattttaaataatatataaaataataaactttatatttattacgTCACCGGTTTAACCGTCGGTCCGatcagtgaaccgtgaaccgataacttttccAGTTCAATAACTGGTCtggttatgaaaacattgaattttaacatctaaacaatgtccaaaataaagtttgaaccaaaatcctaaaaaaacaaaaaaaatctccaacttagccatcactcctcgtccgaactaagagtacctgaaaaattattaaCGAATGGGCATAAGTTTAAAACTCAATAAGGAATATCAATACAGTTttatggatcaaacatttttcaatcatgattgcaaataggagatataacatatacttatttcataaaaacttttgagttcaaaatactaatacattcaaaacttttcaacacaactttctcatatccatttcaaaacaatttctcatcaaaaccaaatcgaatatattcaaaatatctttattctAGTTATTGTAAGACAAATGGTGTCCAATTAGGTAGGACTTTACAATTGagtaactagtttcaaatttgttctagttaagatgaacaaaaccaaatgtcaacaattataactcgttgactagggccataaggtcaactattataactcgtCAACTAAGATCatataatatcaattattataaCCCGTTAACTATGGcaaaaaatgtcaacaattataacttgTTGACTAAGGCTATATAATCCAAagtcaaacattttatttaattaattcaaacttacaaaacaaaatatcatttttcctcaatttttcatttttcttaaacaaagaaaattctcaaatatattttccatacaaaacacatatttgatccatacctaaagataaaaataatatttttacacatttcaaaatacaatataaaaagaaaattattttcttttataaaaatctgcattaatttcctttaCTTTGAAGAAGTactcaaaatcttgaagtatttaactctaaaaaatttccttctcacctaacataatatcatacacaatattgattattgattattgattatttatccaaatatataaatttgaaaatcctaaaaatattttatttagtatcagggatcctaattaatttctcattctaatattattactactcaatattatttttcaacttactaaacaatgataaattaatttagtgagtttccaaattattgtaaaattcatttttttttccaaacaatgataatatcatacactatgtatttctttatatacttaaattaaattaaaacatatattattaatattttatttgttatcttaaaAGTATAGAGCCACCTACACGcctctcattatttttatttttttatttttttatttttttattttgttcaaacagtacatatatatacacttttttttttcaaatctaaagCCTACACAaacgatttatttatttatttattttctaaatctaaaatttcttttcttccattgattttgttttctatttaattgaaattttctaaatttttctattctCATCACAAATTAATCcacatttataaatttctagtcttttgatttaaaaattgatttaacatACCCTAATCTAAATTGAGATCTTCCAAATAATatctaaagtttttaaaactaataaacggatataaattattaatttaaggattaaaatcttacctgaaaaattgatctttaaaCCCTGAACCTCCAAATTTTCAGCCTTGTTTTTTCggattttaaatatgaaaaaacttttttacccttattaaattactttaattaattaataatttttaaattatgattttacccctaaaaATTGGTTCGGGGCATTACATACCCAACTATGTAAACTGCTGTACCTTGTGGAACTTCTAGAGTAAACCATCCTTACCTAATCTATGCTTCTCTGGAGTGCTGCTCTTTCGCATCAATCCCATACAACCATACAACCATACAGTGACAATAGATCGACCACCTCAAACTGCCTATTCAAGCACTGCATCCGCCCAATACATGGAACAATTAATCTGGTAGATGAGATAGTATTCCATACATATTAACACAAGTGGGAATGGAAGTCACCATCACAAGTGTGAATGCATTTGCGCCATATCATCgtcaatttattataaaaacaatgtTAAGCTTTAGAACATATTGTTACAGACAAGCTTATAAACTCCAAACGTTTATTGTAATAATCATTAAACCGTGTGAGCCGCGTTTGTGAATACATCATCAATCGATAAGCCTAATTTGTTTTATTCCACCAGCAATCTCCTTTTAAACCCAGTTTAGATTCCTTAATTAACAGATCACTAAGAGCATAAGCTTGACTCAATGGAGATATGGGTGTTCTTGTTTATGGTATTCTTTGCTTCAAAAACCCTCTCTCAAGGTAAGCCCATTTAATTTTAACGTCTAAAACAAGCTTTGTTTCATGGTGGACGGTTACTAACATagttcaaaatatataatacgATTAGCTGGTGATCTCTTGCTCTTTTTCATCAGTTCTCCTCTCTAGTCAGTCTAGTGTTATTCAATGTATATAGTACTGGTATACTACTTTTGGATAGTGGgacaatgaaaaagaaaaaattgatcatCTGTTTTAGGTTTTCTAACCATCACTTGTGAGAAAATTTCATAATGTTTTGAATGAAAACGCTGGGTATAAGGTTCAACACAATGCATAGATTGCAAGTCTCTTGATTGGTACTAAGTATTTTCAGTGCAACTGCTATACTAGATACAACGGATTGGGTGAGAATTGATTGTGGATCTGAAATCAGCTATCCAAGCGAAGAAATCTGGTGGCAGACAGATGATGAGTTCATCAAAACAGGTAAAAACAAACTGGTCTCTCGCAGAAGCTACAGCAGCTTGGAGCTACTCAACACTCTCAGAGTTTTCACACAACAAAACAAGAACTGTTACACTCTGCCTACCCCAACACCAGCCAGATATTTCATTAGAGCTGTGTTTTATTATGGCAACTACGATGGCCTTCGAAGCCACCGACCTTTGACCTTGAGTTTGATGGAACAAGTGGGCTACTGTTGAGACTTCTCTCACCGATCCCAGTTATTATGAACTGGTTTATGCAAACAAGGGCGAAAACATCAGTGTCTGCTTAGCTCGTACTTACCATGACCAGTTCCCGTTTATTTCCTCCTTGGAATTGTGGCCATTGCCTGATAACATGTATGCTGGCATGAGTAGAGACTCGGCCTGGCTTCAAAGCTATCGTTACAACTATGGAGCTAGTGACACTGATTGGATCATTGGGTAAGAGGGACTCTTCTAATTTTCTGTTTGATTTGCTTGGTAGGATGTATGGAAAAGAATgaacagaaaagaaaatgtaatcATGTGTGATATGGGATGGATCTGCAGGTACCCCACTGATGAATACAATAGAATATGGAAACCAATGGTACAACTGGCCTGATTCCGGTAGTGGCAGATTTCTATTCCCTATACTACACAACTGTCGAGTATCCTCCCACATCTGCAATAATCCAAGCGGTCAGAGCTCCGAACCCAACAGACACGATCAGTTTGCAGTTCACGTTTAGCAAAACCAATACCCTCAACCATGTTGTTGTGTATTTCACAGAAGTTGCTTTCAATATTAATGAAACTAGATCCTTTGATTTTTATGTGAACAACAATTTCATGGTAACAATCAGGCCAGAGTACGAGAATTGTACTGATGCATGGGCCAATGCTCCAACAGTGGGTGCAATGGAGGTTGAGCTCCGGCCACCTATTGACTCTGTTCTTCCTCCCGTTATCAGTGCCATTGAAGTGTACACGGCGAGTGATCCTCTGGTCACCATTGGAACATCACAGGATGATTGTAAGTTCTTTGTCTTCATATTCATGggttatgcatatatatatgttgatgatgtgaGTTTGCGGTTTGTTCAAACAGTGGATGGACTGGCAGTCTTGATAAGCACCTTTGAGCAGCTTGAGGGGTGGAGTGGGGATCCATGTCTCCCTAGTGACACCATATGGCAGTGGCTGAACTGCATAGGCAATGACCCTCCAAGAGTAACCTCCCTGTATACTTCTTCACCTACAACACATATATATGCCTTTGTTTCACTGTAGTTCCCTGTTTCTGATAAAAACATTACCAAATTGTGTTATAGAAATCTCTCAGGGTATGAACTGGATGGCTCTCTCCCTGACTTCAGCCAAATGCAGGCTCTTGAAACCATGTAACTCAACCATTGTCTATGCCATTCTTTTTTCAACTTTCTTCcttgaaacttaaaaatatttctgCTTTTTGTTTCAGAGATTAGGAAATAACAGTCTCGAGGGTTCAATTCCAGATTTTCTAGGAAAGCTGCCAAGTTTAAAGCTGCTGTAAGTTATTCATACACAATAAAATACACTGCATAAATGTAAAACAGATTCTCACCGCATCTATAAGGCTTTTACATTCCCTCTTATTGTtttgctttttccttttttcacaGTAACCTCAGTTATAACAACTTCTCTGGTGAAGTTCCTCAAAGTATaaccaaaaacaagaaaataaaataccagTAAGTAAACTGCTCTATCAAATTCCtcttcattaaagaaatatttatagATATGTTTTTAAGTTCTACTTGCCCACCTTCTATGCAGGATCAATGGGAACCCAAGCCTACATCATCACAAGGGAAAAAACTTGGGTCTTATAATTGGCTTGACCATTGGAATACCTGTGGGACTAATACTGGTGTTTGCTCTTGTTTATTTCCTAACACGAAAAAAGCCAATGTCTGGCCACGGACAAGTTACAATAGGATTGGGTATGAGTCAACGTAATGGGACTGCTCAGGGAAAGCCTCAAGAGGAAAATATTTCAGTGAGTGCAAGCACAGAGGGCCTGATTAAGCCATCACAGACTAACCAGAATGTTATGGCAATGCCAACAGGGGAAAATGTTTCATGGGCAGGGAATGCTGGAAACGGGCATATTAACCCAATGCCTGCTGGAGAACACATTCCAGTAAGTACAGGCCCTGGAAGTATTAATCATCCATCCGAGGTTCCTGCAGGCATAGACAGGGCAGAGCTTGATGAGCTGATTCGGTTGCAACATGGAAACATGGGACATCATGGAAGAGCATAAGCCTGGTGCATCTTGAACTGCCTGAGCCACATTTGTATCAATCAGAATTTCTTTACAACAgctgtaaaaaaatataaaaaataaaataaataaataaaaccggTTCTCTACTTTTGTATAACCTTGAATATGTACAGCTTCGAAATATTGCCAACTCCtgtatttattttccatttcaaaTACTTATATTTGCTTGCAAACAAGGGGCTAGCCACTTGCTGCTACATTTGTATTCAGTAGTTCTTGCCTGGTGTATGGTGGTGATCATCAAACATCTAACTGAATATTGAACCAACTACTGGGTGAGTCCAGTACGTAATAATATTCAAGGGACATCCCCTGAGAAGTGAGAACTACAAAACAGAAGCAACTTAACGTTGCACCGTCCTGTCAACTGATAGAATCAAGAATTGACACATTTCTAGATAGTTCATTCAAATCTGGACAGCAATAAGGTAGTATATATCTGATATACTGATTCAGATAGCTGGGTACTAGAGGCCACTGGATAACATTCAATCAGAATCTCTAGTGGTGCTGCATGACCAGCACTCAAGTCCATATAAACTTAGGCTGCCCATAAATCAATGAAGCATTTTACAGCGGCCCCAAACATATCAGCAGTGGCACAGACAAAATCCTCAATTCTTGACCAACACTCAAGTTTCCACCTCCTCTACAAAATCCGCTCAAATAGAAACAAACTAACTTCTTCAAGGGTTTAGTGTGGAGTCACTGAGTAGGGCATTTCAAATGTTAACAACGCACCTACTCTAGCCTCTTCTTCAACCTCCAGGCTCTACCATGTGGCTAACTTTTCTTGCCATGTTGGACACACTTCCCACCTCAATGAGTTAATAATTAAGGTCAATGCAAGTAGAATCACAGCAAAAAATGCACAAGATTGATAATTTCGTAATGGCTTCTTGTCAGCTAAACATCGTAAGAGGCTTCGATTAGCAAACATGATTGGACTCAAAAACAGTTAGCTTTCGTTACACACAATGCTTTGTAACGGACAAGCATAAAaccttcaaaaatatattttaaacgTCAAAACTTAGAGAGCTTCTGATCGGATATGGAAATATCAACACACCATAAGCCTGTTTGTTATATGCAAGGACTAATCTCCTTTAAAGCCCGGCTTCGACTTCTTAACATATAAACAAGGGACAAGCCTAAATGGAGATACTGGTTCTATTGTTTCTGGTTTTCCTTCCTTTGATTGCCCTCTCTCAAGGTATTCCCATTTCAATTTTACCTAGTAAAGTTGAGACCATCCTCGTctatatatttcattaaaaataatttcttttacctAATCCAAGCTCTCTTAACTGTGTACTGATTATTTCCAATGCAATTCAAGATACATGGGACTGGTTAAAGGTGGATCAGAAATCAGCTATGATGCCGGAAATGGACTCGAATGGAAGACAGATGAAGATCTCATCTCAAcagggaaaaacaaaatggtTTCCATTCGCAGTTACAACTCATTGGAGCGACTCAACACACTAAGGGTCTTCACAACACAAAACAAGAACTGTTACTCTTTGCCCACGATAACATCAACCAGATACTTCATCTGGGCTATGTTTCATTATGGCAACTCT
The sequence above is drawn from the Vitis riparia cultivar Riparia Gloire de Montpellier isolate 1030 chromosome 6, EGFV_Vit.rip_1.0, whole genome shotgun sequence genome and encodes:
- the LOC117916819 gene encoding senescence-induced receptor-like serine/threonine-protein kinase, translated to MVTIRPEYENCTDAWANAPTVGAMEVELRPPIDSVLPPVISAIEVYTASDPLVTIGTSQDDLDGLAVLISTFEQLEGWSGDPCLPSDTIWQWLNCIGNDPPRVTSLNLSGYELDGSLPDFSQMQALETM
- the LOC117916776 gene encoding uncharacterized protein LOC117916776 produces the protein MSGHGQVTIGLGMSQRNGTAQGKPQEENISVSASTEGLIKPSQTNQNVMAMPTGENVSWAGNAGNGHINPMPAGEHIPVSTGPGSINHPSEVPAGIDRAELDELIRLQHGNMGHHGRA